One genomic segment of Mastomys coucha isolate ucsf_1 unplaced genomic scaffold, UCSF_Mcou_1 pScaffold22, whole genome shotgun sequence includes these proteins:
- the LOC116070914 gene encoding uncharacterized protein LOC116070914, with protein MSHISNPSGRAGRAPSDLLVGSCSERRGRRPTVGRVRVGGGRAEGVSGRARPPRGVLAARPRGREGASRALVWSLCVGEGGHWRPPGASCLPKCRIRSISESSLFMGWRKGGVAPSPASPPPEPRRAPAARGWTAACEGPRGAAGGLRQSSPRGRGDQRAVKRL; from the exons ATGTCGCACATTTCAAACCCTTCTGGAA GGGCGGGCCGGGCTCCGAGCGACCTCCTGGTGGGGTCTTGCTCCGAAAGGCGTGGCCGGAGGCCGACCGTGGGGCGTGTTAGAGTGGGGGGCGGGCGGGCCGAGGGCGTGTCGGGAAGGGCCAGGCCTCCCCGGGGGGTCTTGGCGGCCAGGCCccgggggagggagggggcgAGCCGGGCCCTGGTGTGGAGCCTCTGCGTAGGGGAGGGCGGGCACTGGAGGCCGCCCGGGGCCAGCTGTCTGCCCAAGTGCAGAATTCGCAGCATCTCCGAGTCCAGTCTATTTATGGGCTGGAGAAAAGGTGGCGTTGCCCCTTCGCCGGCCTCCCCGCCTCCGGAGCCGCGCCGGGCGCCAGCAGCTCGCGGCTGGACGGCCGCCTGCGAGGGGCCTCGGGGTGCGGCCGGGGGCCTGCGGCAGTCCAGCCCTAGAGGGCGTGGAGACCAGAGGGCGGTGAAGCGGCTCTAG